The sequence below is a genomic window from Chelmon rostratus isolate fCheRos1 chromosome 24, fCheRos1.pri, whole genome shotgun sequence.
ATCTTGCTTAGGTCCTTTTGGGTAAAACGTGAGCTTCCTCTCAACCCGTCCTAtcaaaaatataattattttgACATAGCTACTTTAGCGAAGTGGCAGCAAGAGCTAATCACATGATACGTCCGAACACTTCCGGTATCAGGCTCTCGCGAGAGACGGCGTGAACGCGCATGAAACTGGGAGAAATCACGTGTCGTTTGACAGTAGTCGTTGCTGCAGTTGCTAATGTTCTCTTagctgtgttaatgtgtgagcatatatatataaacatttatatatatatatatctaatGTGCGTGTTGAGTAGCTAGGCTAAGTTACCAGTGCGTATGCTGCTTCATTCATAGTGAGGTCTCAGTATGTGGAGGTACCCAGTGAGGTCGGTGTTATGGAAAGCAAAGGTCTTCCGCGGTATTTTCAATACAACTCATACGGTCAACACCATGAAGTCCAGATCAGCTGGATCCTGTGGCAGTgtttcaggaaaaaaatggattAGACCCAGTGGTTTTGACTCGGGTTTGAAGACTTTCAACAGCCTGACCAAGCAGAAGGAGCCTCTCGTTCTGGCAAGAGAGGGAGTAGCTACCTGGTATGGAGGGTCGTTAAAttactaattattattattattattcataatcGGATAGTAACacagtgttgtgcatgtgttgtgtcTCAGGTACAGCTGCGGGCCAACCGTGTACGACCATGCTCACCTGGGTCACGCATGGTATTGATAGAGAGTTAAACATTTATACTTTTTGTACAAGCTAAAGACTGTAAAGTGTGTCCGAGCTAAATTGCTTACTTATGTCTCGTCACAGCTCTTATGTCAGGTTTGATATCATTCAGAGGATTTTGTCCAGGTTGTTTGGAATCACTGTCATCCACGCTATGGTTATCACTGACATCGATGACAAAATCATCAAAAGAAGTTGGGAGGTGAGATCACACGAGTGATTCTtatatctgctgtttttgatCGCTTCATTGAAAACATGCTCATTTGTTTGGGTTGTTTTACAGGAAAATGTTTCCCCAACCATCATTGCCACAATGTATGAGGATGAATTCAAGAGGGATATGTTGTCATTAAAGGTGTGTGATTAGGTCGTAGTTAATACCTTTTCTAATTGAAGTGTGAGATTAATGGTGAGTTGTTTATCTATAACATGCTTTGtattctgtcattatttttgagGTGATTCCTCCTGCAGTGTATTTAAGAGTCACTGAGAATGTGCATCATATTGTTGCATTTATTGAGAGGATCATTGAAAATGGACACGCTTATGCGACAAAAGAAGGTGAATATTTAGGAAATCATGATTGTTATTTCTCTGTATCCCCATTCCCACAGTGCCAGAGCCAACGTTTGTCAAATGCTTTTGTTGCAGGTGATGTATATTTTGACATCCAGTCCATTGGTGATCGTTATGGCAAGTTTGTGGGAGCTGTGGGTTCTCAAGGAGAACCTGGtaagtgtttctgtattttgttaTATTAGAGGATGGGTCTGTATCATTTGGATGTGTCAGATTGAGCAGACTGTTATCTTTTCTAGATTTGAGAGGCCTTTTTGGGAGATTTTATGGTGtcatttttcccttttaaagatttatggAATATGTTCAGTCTCAAGAGGCAAACTGTAAAGGAGAACAATGACAAGTGTGTCTACTCTCTCTCTTAATTTGAAAACTCTCTTTACGACTacttgttttcatgtttttagcatCACCTCACCAGCaaaatgtttcctctgcatttgttctttctgttttaatATCTGAAATTGTGTGGCTTTTTGAGACCCATACACACTGTGATTCCTGGCACTGCTTGTTCTGTATGCGACAGACTATATGTTACCTCTACTAACTGACCGACTGCGTGGTTCTCCAGGCAGTGCAAATAAACGAGACTCAAGGGATTTTGCTCTTTGGAAGCAGTCCAAACCTAAGGAACCATACTGGGAATCTCCATGGGGCAGAGGAAGACCCGGCTGGCATATTGAATGCTCTACCATCGCTAGGTTTGGATTTACAACAACATGCCTGCTTTAGTTTGTCTTACACTATACGTTAGAGTGTCCTTGGGCCTTCCTGAGGATACGTGGTCAACATAGCCAGGTTTATTAAGATtctaatgttcagtttttggtaGAGCTGTTTTAGCGAGGCATGTATGATcgttttggaggctgcagtttgtatTCCTTTTGGATTGTGTTATGTTCTGCATTATGCTGAGAGGTGTTTGTAATATTTATTCAACCCTCGCTGGTTTGAGTTGCATTAGGTTAAGATAAGTTTAcataataaactggcagctgagtgtTTACCAGCCTATTTGCAATGTACTAACTTGTCAGGGAAAGGAAAGTGTTTGTGTCGGGATGTGAAGAACAGATGTGAAGTGTAAAAGATCACTCTGGTCTTATGATTGGGTTAGGtttaacctaaccctaaccctgtgGGGAGCAGGTGCGCGAGGGTGAACAGACTCGGGTCCGGCGGCTGGATTTATCTTGGGTTTACAACCCACTGTTTATTAAAGCAAACGCTAATACGAATCCATCACCGAAACAGCACCATcgagcagcagtggaacagcagaggagcctgtcagggagagacagggagctgTCAGGCAGCCCACAGTCAGAGCTGAGGAGGGGGCGTGTCCCGGGTCCCACCCAGCTTAGCAGCCGCAGATCGGTAGGGAGCGTGTGTCAGTCAGAGTCTGCATTCATCAtgaatgctgttgttgttgttgttgatgttgtaaTATCATTGCTTGCAAAGTGTTAAAAGCACTGAGTATGTTGTCGTGACAGGCCGGTggtggggtggggaggggggtgcTGGggggggccctatgatggtctcttgtccccgggccccagcaagtccGTTGACAGCCCTGATTGGAATTTTACAGAGATGTCAATTCATggaaataatcaacagatttaATAATGATATTGTGTGCTCGTCAGTCTACAGCGTTGTTGTCTCTGTGGTGGTTTCAGCTTAGTGTTTGGGAGTCAGCTGGATATCCACTCTGGAGGTATTGACCTGGCCTTTCCTCACCATGAGAATGAGGTCGCTCAGAGTGAAGCCTATCACCAGTGTGGACAGTGGGCAAACTACTTCCTCCACTCAGGTAAATCCTAAATCTCCCTAACGCGTGTTCATCAAAAAGACTCATTTGCAAATGGCTTTAAAATATGATCAACATCTAAATATGTGTACCACCCAGGTCATAGGGTCCGGTTCCTGTCATATGAGCATGAAAAGTAACCAAAATATCCTGAAAGCAAAATAAGGTTCATTATCAACAGGTGTAAGGAAGTGTTGCCAAACttagtgtttctgtttttttaatatgtgcACCTGATTGGTTATTATTGTTTTTAGGGCATTTACACCTAAAAGgcagtgcagagaaaatgtctAAATCTTTAAAGAACTATGTCACAATCAAGGTAAAGTCATCGTCAATCTTTCATCACTTACTGTTACCTAAATGTTCCATGTCTATATTGAAATTTGTATATTCAGGCCTTTTTTGTCTTACAGGACTTCCTGCAGTCTTACTCTGCCAATGAATTCCGGATGTTTTGTCTTTGGAGCAATTACAGATCAGGTGGGAAAAATAATGATGTTGTTAATGATGACAATGTTTTAATGGATGTCTTGACGAGATCAGACTATATGCCGTCTGTTCACTCTGCTCTTTTGCCCAGTGCAGTGTGATATGAAAGCATATCAGGAAATCAAATCATTGAAAAAGACATTCTGAGTAAATGTATTCACAATTCACAAgactgaaaaaatatttcatacatttaaCTATAACTATATTGGTTTTAACCAATATTTTTGaaatcaagaaaaaacaaattaatttattgTTGTTCTGAATGTATGAGCAATGGATGGAACTGAATGGAACGAACCTGTGGACACAAGTAGCTAATTATCCCAGTGGCTCACTCCAGCCTCCATACACCAAACATTGATGACCAGGATGTAGCCTGTATCATTCATTGCAGTAAAATGGTTAGTTTTCAGTAGTAAACAGAACAACATTCACGGTTTACGGCGGTGTCTCCACAGCCATTAACTACAGCGAGAACAGCATGTCAGAGGCTCGGAGCTCTCTGAGAACCATCTCCAACTTCATCTATGATGCTCAGGCCTACATGAAGGGTCACCTGCAGTCCTCACCCATACAGGAAGCTTTTCTCTGGGAGAGGTAGTATCCCAGTTTGATGgattcattcatgttttgaTGAACTGTCTTCATTAGATGTGCTTCAGTTTCTGTCTTACTGTGCACTGagagtttctgttcagttcagtacTCAGCTCATAGTCTCGGCATTGTTAAGTGAATTAGTTTCATTTTGATCTTTGAAACACACTGTTGTTTTAAGTGTCTTTGAggtgtatttatgtttttatggaGGTGGAGTATACAAGCTCCATAGCatacccccaccccccaccacacacacacacatacacaccacttATTCTATTTGTTTCAGCTGATTGGAAAGAGttgttgtcttgtgtttcttTAGGTTGGCGGAGACTAAATCCAGCGTGATGAAAGCACTTGCAGAAGACTTTGATACCCCACAAGCAATCTTTGCTATAATGAATCTGGTTTATCATGGAAATTGCCAGCTTCATCCTGTTTCTAAGGTGCACATCTGACTCTCCTGTGATTGCATAAACAGACTAAATTCTTCCTATTTCTTCCTGGTTTACAAATGAGATTTATCAGTAGGTTAACATGTAATCCCTGTGTTGAATGGAGCTGCTAGAAGAAAGATTATGGGCTGTATGACTAACTAATTAGTATCTTAGAGCCACCACTAGTAAGGAAATAATATCTGTGTGGAGGGTAAGTGCCAATTTAAAATATATAGAGATTCAGATATCGGTGAGATGCAAAGAGTCTTGCACTATCCAGTGAGGAGGAATCAGTTTGAAGCACTGTCAGTGAATAACTGACCTGTGCCTGTGTGATCTATCTCTGTTCAGTCTGACGGAGCGGCTCGGAGTCCCGCAGTGTTTGCAGCGATGATCAGCTACATCAGAGACGTCTTGGATGTGTTTGGGATTGATCTACTACACAGTAAGGTCTGAACTCAGGagatttttggcatttttttctAGATTCTCAActgacagcaggacagtgtgcgtaggataaaaaaaaaaaatacagtctGTTCatgtgatgaaggaacatgtcatccagctctatggcacagaggagtaagatatatcaggctttcatacacacacagtatatgctGGGGATTATAAAGGGGTTTCAGATCAGAAACCACTGTTTCTCAAACAATGTCGTCATGTGCAGGAGGCCGATGCGGCGAGTCACTGTGGACATCTAGAGGGCATTGTGGAGCAGCTGGCTCGGTTCAGAAGTGAAGTAAGAGCATTTGCGCTTACCAGTCGCGATGGCCCAACCACTGGATCACCCAACAAACCTGGACTTCACCCAGACAGAATCCCTCTCCTCAAAGCCTGTGACACCCTCAGAAATGACCTGGCACCCTTGGGTGTGCTGATAAAGGTATGCCTGGTCGGTTCACATCGAAATGAAAACTGGTGTTTTACACAGTTTGAATACAGATAAATTGGTTACTCTGTCAAATATTACAGTTTACAGGGAGATTggactgatttatttttcatgtttttaggaTAGAGGAGCCACCTCAACATGGGAGATAACTCAGGGAAAACAGAGTCAGAAAGGACAGAGAGTCCAGGATAAAGACCAGGAGACATCCAGCTGAAATCCACCTCAGCCTCTGAGACTGCCCTTTTCAGGCTTGTGGACTCTTTATCAACTGAAAAACTTTATGAAAACAAGAGACCAAACATCCTGATTTCATAACAGAAACTGACTACAGGTTTGATGTCTCAGTCATCAGTACATGGATTCTTCTATTCCTTGACACAATCTGCCTGTGTAAGCATTGTAATAAATTTTATGTTGTTAGTTGTAATTTTATGGTGCAATGTTTTCCTCCACCCAGTATTAATCCTAGGCCCTGTGCTGATCCCACAGGATTAAGATTAGTGTCTAATAGAATAAATATTAACAGAACATGACATTTTGGGAACTATCACCTAGAGTCAGATTAGAAAACAAAGATCAGAAGAAGGTATTTTGCACACAGTACAGGAATAAGTTGTGGTACACACAAATtagtttacatattttttacttaaACTGTGCTAACACTTGGCTGTTCATCAGGCTGGGCAGGCTACTCTGTTTAAAAACAGCATCTtgttaaaaggaaaatgtgagaGGCAGCATCTAGCTTACCCTGCCTGCACTGCATCTTTTCTAACTTGTATACAACTCAGATGAATTTAAGGGTCAAGATGTACAGTGACATGGCATGTCAGGTGTTAAGTTTTCAGTCCCTGTATGaaataatcacaataaaaaGTCATGTCACAGTAAACAAGACCAAATTCAGAAAAGATGGCAAAAAAATGAATCTCAAAATAGTacttttttccaaatgtttacTTTTTTCACAATGCCAAGTTACTGTTTGTCATATTGATGGTCTTGTTATACACAGTAGTTACTGTACTACCATTACTGTAGTAGCATGACACTGGTGAATACAGGCTACTgagcagtgatgtcactgtcCAACAGATAACAGCATCAGCTGGCACCAAACAATAGTCAACAGATCAACAGCCAGTATGTGCTTTTCACCAGCAGTTGACTGAAAATTTCACACAGATTTGAGTTGttattcttcttctgcagtCTCATGAAAAGTGTCATTCAGGTGTCCATCAGGCAGCGCTGCGACTCTCGGGCATCAGATTAATCAGACGGTTACTGGCCTGAGCCAGTTCTGTGATGgacactctgcctctctgtctgatgAACTGAGCCACTGAGTCCAGCTCTTCTGGAGTGATGGATATGAACTTGCCTCTGTCATCAATCACTCCTGCAGGAAACATGCAACATAACATATCATAAAGGgtacaataataatgaatataGAATTactattaataattattataataagtAATATGTTATGGATCCCTACTTTAGGATGATGGATACTACTCAATCATTTTATTCgaaaaataaaaaggtcaacatcaaacatactgtaaaatCAACCACACACTACTGGCACAGTGATTTATTATGATTAATCTACACATTTGTACCTGttagcagtggcgtgcacagactttttaaaGGGCAGgggctgaaaggaaaaaaagggcacatatagtgtgtcctcgccactgaagagggcactttagcacatgttttggctcccaggggtcATTTTAGCACGTcttttggcatccaagagggcactttaacacgcgttttggctcccagggggcactttggAGCACGTTTTGccgtccaagagggcactttagagcacgttttgccgtccaagagggcactttagagcgcgttttggcgtccaagagggcactttagagcgtgttttggctcccaggggacactttagagcgcgttttagagtccaagagggcactttagcgcgctttttcaaaaactgggccacgagggggggcagTCGCCCCCCCTGCACGCCACTGCCTGTTAGTTACTGACACTAACACTGACAGAACCAGGTAGTCAAGTGAGGACCATGAGGCCAGCTTTAtctatttaaaatatttcaaggaATTGAAGTGTGGGATGATATGGAGTCTACAGAGGACAGCTACGGTTTGATGTAGCCTGTAATTCCATCCACAGATGAATGAACCCTCCTCAGTTCATCAGTGCTGCAGAGCCTCATTTATTTGCTTCTGTTACTGCTGATGTTCCCTGAATGCAGCTGTGTCACACtccatcatgtctgtgtggcaTGCGACTATTACAGTTGGGCCAATAAAAGCCATTTTGATATGAAGTCAAATACTGGACCAGACCGGTAATAGGAAGCACCCTCTGctacagaagaggagagaaactagtgtgaatgtaaatgtgagcAAAACCCAGTAAAGTCtctcaaactgaactgaaatagAACAAGCACACAGAAATCAGGTAAATAACAAACATAATATTATGTTAATCATGTTGTCATATTCATGCAATACAAGTTGGATTTAATGCCGTTGGCAGAGAAGCTCATGTAGGCTACTTAATTTGTTAGTGGTTTATTACAAATGCTGGTCAGTTTGCATAAAATCAAACTGGTTTAAGCTTGTAAACTGGATCGGAAACCATATTCAGTATCAATTAATCTGTCGATTTTTATTTTCCCAGTTGATCAGTAAATTATCTGGATGTTTGAACTTGAATAGGAGTGGATTATCTCCTGCAGCAATCACtggatagatactttatttatctccgGAAGGAAATCTGGATGTAGCAGCCATGTCCACTGGAAACTGGACAGAAACCAACTTTGTGACTTGTAACTTTTTATTAACTCCACATCTTCAcacatttccttcctctcactGTTTGGAAAGTACATGGTCCCTGCCTCTGGACATGGAACACAGACATCTAGTTAGTGATTTCTGACTGGTTTAGGATCATCACTTATGAGCATGGACACAGTAAGACTTCTGCTCATGTGTCAATATTTACTCTGAAGAGCCTCATCCATTCCAGCCCTGTTCACACTAACCTGTGAGGGAGCCTTCAGCTAACAGGTCCTGCAGTCTGCAGATTGCATCCTGTGTCCTCATCCCAAAATGAGAGGCCAAGTCCTCCAGGAGAACCACCTTAGAGCTCTGGACAGAGGGGACACTGTTTAATACACTGCATTCAGATAGTTGAGTACAGGTTGGAGCATGCAGAGAGTGTCAGGTCTCACCTCGATGTACTGGATGAATTCTTGCAGCAGATTGCGTGACTAAGAGTAAAGAACACAAAGACTTGTTATATTTCAAATATACTATCgccaaaagacagaaaattgaACAATAAAATTATATgagctcagctgctgtgtgacctGGTCCTCAGTGAgttgctcctcctctccctggtCCTCTATGATGAAGGATGCTTTGAGTCTTAagtactcctcctcctcccgtctctcctgctcctctttagCCCGCCGCTCGTCCTCCTCCTGAATAAACACCAGCAAAGGGTCTCAACATCTCCTTGTATGAACACacaggggggaaacagctggtgagaggtgtgtgtgtgacctgtttCTGTTCCAGTAGTCGTTCTCTCTCGTCCTCCTGAcgtctctcttgctctctgagCTCctgcatcctcttcctctcctccctctcctctagCTCCACCTGTTTTGGGAGTTTTAAAACCTCAACAGTGAGCTTTAAGACATCTGAAGGTTGCCATTAAACACTTTGACAGAATATCTTTAAACTAGTTTGACACCAAATCCATATGACATAAAGTTCGAAAAATAATGAACACTGACATATCTCATTTAACATGCTAATCTGAACGTAAAAGCTTTGGGATCATGTCCTTTAAAGGCACAGTGGCTCTATCCAGGCTACATAATATTCTATACAGTATACACTACATAGTACACCAATTGCTACAGTATGCTGTTTTTTACGATCAGGAATAGTACAATATATGCGGCTTTCAATGTCATACAAACTGCAACTTTACAACGTCACTGCTAAACTAAAGATTTCATTAATGTTGTTTCCAAGATCTTTCTAGAGCAGTCTCAAAGCCAGCaaaattaaaagatttttttgtagACTGCATTGTGGGACAATAGCGTCCATCAACAAAATCAACCGTATTTATTCTGCAAACTGCTTTAAGTCTACTTCATTGTCACTTTTCCAGTGTGACTACATACTTAAAGCCAGCTTAGAACTGGTGTGCAGTATGgacctctcacctctctctggGCTTTCTTAgcctgtttctcctccagcttcttctgcttcttgGCTCCAACTTTTGCTGTTGGCTGgaagctctgctgctccacctcttcttcttcccgAGGCTCCCCCTCTGAAAGCAATGACACACTTGTTGCATGTTCATTTACATCATACATGTATCACAAGTCCTGCTTCTGTTAAGATGGGAGCATTAAACTAAATGTTTTACTCTTGGTTTGGCCCCATTCCGAGACTGCCGGTCAGCCAGTGGCAGGCTGGCCTCATAAGTCTGCCTAATGCACTGAATAGAATGCTGAGATATGAGCGCTAATTCAATTTACTTGAATAgtaatttaattatttcatgtatttttgaATGAAGAATAATCCTTAACAACAATTTAGTGTGAGCAGCTCAAAGACAAGCTGAGACGAAGCTTattacaaaacattaaatactaGAGTTTGTGTCTAAATGTTCAGCACAAGATGGCATTATCTCAATCCTAAATATTAACAGCTTATTAGAGGTAACTGACCATCTtccacagcttctctctgtggTCGTCGATTAGCCATCACCGCTGCCAGGTTCCTCCTCCTGCGAGGCATACCAGCTCCTCGCTCCTCTGCTGCCCGCTGAGGGGGGCCCGCTGCCCGGACAACATCCCTCCGCTGCACCTCATCAGCTAAGAATGGAAAGGATACATAGCATATCATGCTATTGTCTATGCAATACACGTTAAATGTGTAGGAACTGCAAAGACTTCAAACTAAATAAAGGAACAGAGCAATGATATCAGATCAGCACATGGCATTAGTCAAAACGCATGAAATTAGGGCCTTGAAACTGGTGCATCAGTGTTAAGGCACTAAGTTTTTCCTCTGTTCAGTCACAGAATTAGAAGCAGTTAAAACGTTCAGATAATTAAAACGGAGTAATTTCGTGTTCCTGACATGAAATAGGTTTCAGCTAAGGATGTCCTCATCAACTCTAAAGATGTTACAGCGCCACAATCCTCATTATAACTAATGTCATTTGTCAATGTAATAGCATTTGCTCATCCTGAGTCCAGACCACGTGTTTTCCTTCTGAATGTATTGTGCAGTAAGTTTGTTTTTAGTGTGGTTATTAAGTTACAGCTTCACTGGCACATGAGGAAATAATAGAAGTTCATGTGGCCCACTGAGACACATAAGACTGACGTCGTCATAACAAAAGTAACGACAGCTG
It includes:
- the cars2 gene encoding cysteine--tRNA ligase, mitochondrial — its product is MWRYPVRSVLWKAKVFRGIFNTTHTVNTMKSRSAGSCGSVSGKKWIRPSGFDSGLKTFNSLTKQKEPLVLAREGVATWYSCGPTVYDHAHLGHACSYVRFDIIQRILSRLFGITVIHAMVITDIDDKIIKRSWEENVSPTIIATMYEDEFKRDMLSLKVIPPAVYLRVTENVHHIVAFIERIIENGHAYATKEGDVYFDIQSIGDRYGKFVGAVGSQGEPGSANKRDSRDFALWKQSKPKEPYWESPWGRGRPGWHIECSTIASLVFGSQLDIHSGGIDLAFPHHENEVAQSEAYHQCGQWANYFLHSGHLHLKGSAEKMSKSLKNYVTIKDFLQSYSANEFRMFCLWSNYRSAINYSENSMSEARSSLRTISNFIYDAQAYMKGHLQSSPIQEAFLWERLAETKSSVMKALAEDFDTPQAIFAIMNLVYHGNCQLHPVSKSDGAARSPAVFAAMISYIRDVLDVFGIDLLHSKEADAASHCGHLEGIVEQLARFRSEVRAFALTSRDGPTTGSPNKPGLHPDRIPLLKACDTLRNDLAPLGVLIKDRGATSTWEITQGKQSQKGQRVQDKDQETSS
- the LOC121627442 gene encoding DDRGK domain-containing protein 1-like, whose product is MDVALYLVAAAILVVLIFFALKVRRKTQEADEVQRRDVVRAAGPPQRAAEERGAGMPRRRRNLAAVMANRRPQREAVEDEGEPREEEEVEQQSFQPTAKVGAKKQKKLEEKQAKKAQREVELEEREERKRMQELREQERRQEDERERLLEQKQEEDERRAKEEQERREEEEYLRLKASFIIEDQGEEEQLTEDQSRNLLQEFIQYIESSKVVLLEDLASHFGMRTQDAICRLQDLLAEGSLTGVIDDRGKFISITPEELDSVAQFIRQRGRVSITELAQASNRLINLMPESRSAA